A stretch of Desulfobacter hydrogenophilus DNA encodes these proteins:
- a CDS encoding methyl-accepting chemotaxis protein: protein MKLNTKISFISLVGLSIMLIISLLATIIYFNRIKGAQIEKSAKAAQRQFEMAMAAKKKVWLTNALQVAANGNIKKAILENDRKLADSVLKRLGKTFKENTGFKNVQVHLIDKNLHSFYKSWAPDSHGESLGYSKGYAQVKNTLKPDVAMEVSGKGIRLKGLFPIIDGNQFLGIANFEGGLNSIKHTLKNHDVDFIYFMDTEDLNIAKGMKSKPRVADFILNQNDVDEDYWAYLQKPGIVNKILDAPFFLDKEYLNIKGQFEGFGGSKSGVYMLGVKDKIALANVYTLEKLMFTMFSLLFGIFLLFIFGLVFFMSRSVVSPIKTIADGMKDIAQGEGDLTKRLKVVSRDEIGQLCRAFNTFIEKLDKLIWNVNDRNQNLGMISNEVSGVAALMSSAASSVSKQANTVYVAAEEMNSNMNTVAAAVEQATVNANHIAAATEEMTASIREISENTGKTRQITDQAVIDAGSASDKIADLGISAQDIGNVLNTIQKISEQTNLLALNATIEAARAGEAGKGFAVVADEIKQLAGQTSKATVDIREKVEKIQGISSQAVKEIDRVVATIDEVDGQVNMVAASIEEQATTTEDISSNIQQISTGISDIQETILHVSEISNRISQEIYAVKEASAEMNEYSQEVENDAEIQNGMAGDVIEMMSQFQMSDKGFHAAPVKRTHSLWKKELSNLLSGNQEEIRMDQLIDHRNCDFGQWYFGPGMKKYEKSQGYKKLGDIHESVHEIGGRVAALFKEGKVDDAHDLFKQYGKVTLELFELLDGLETQNS, encoded by the coding sequence ATGAAGCTGAATACTAAGATATCTTTTATAAGCCTGGTCGGATTAAGTATCATGTTGATTATCAGTCTGCTGGCCACAATCATCTATTTTAACAGGATTAAAGGAGCACAAATTGAAAAAAGCGCAAAGGCCGCCCAGCGACAATTTGAAATGGCCATGGCAGCCAAAAAAAAGGTGTGGCTAACCAATGCGCTTCAGGTGGCAGCCAATGGAAATATAAAAAAAGCAATTCTGGAGAATGACCGAAAACTTGCTGACAGTGTTTTGAAACGCCTGGGTAAAACTTTTAAGGAAAATACTGGATTCAAAAACGTTCAGGTTCACCTGATTGATAAAAATCTTCATTCTTTTTACAAATCCTGGGCGCCGGATTCACACGGGGAATCCCTTGGATATTCAAAGGGATATGCCCAGGTTAAAAATACACTTAAGCCTGATGTTGCCATGGAAGTTTCCGGCAAAGGCATTCGCCTTAAGGGGCTGTTTCCTATTATAGATGGAAATCAATTCCTTGGTATCGCCAATTTTGAGGGGGGATTAAACTCCATTAAGCACACATTAAAAAACCATGACGTCGATTTTATCTATTTTATGGATACCGAAGACTTAAATATAGCCAAAGGCATGAAAAGCAAGCCACGGGTGGCGGATTTCATTTTAAATCAAAATGATGTGGATGAAGATTATTGGGCCTATCTTCAAAAACCGGGAATCGTAAATAAAATTTTGGATGCGCCTTTTTTTCTGGACAAAGAGTATCTTAACATCAAAGGTCAGTTTGAAGGATTTGGCGGATCAAAGTCTGGGGTGTATATGCTTGGGGTGAAGGACAAAATCGCCCTGGCCAACGTCTATACGTTGGAGAAATTAATGTTTACCATGTTCAGCCTGTTGTTCGGTATTTTTTTACTTTTTATTTTTGGCCTGGTCTTTTTTATGAGTAGAAGTGTTGTGTCGCCCATTAAAACAATTGCTGACGGCATGAAGGACATTGCCCAGGGCGAAGGGGACCTGACCAAGCGTCTCAAGGTTGTTTCCAGGGATGAAATCGGACAGCTTTGCCGTGCATTTAACACCTTTATCGAGAAATTGGACAAGCTGATCTGGAATGTTAATGACCGGAATCAGAATTTGGGAATGATTTCCAATGAAGTGTCCGGAGTCGCAGCGTTGATGTCGTCTGCTGCCAGCAGTGTGTCTAAGCAGGCCAATACGGTTTATGTCGCCGCAGAGGAAATGAATTCAAATATGAACACTGTGGCAGCTGCGGTGGAACAGGCCACAGTGAACGCCAATCATATAGCAGCGGCCACCGAGGAGATGACGGCATCTATCCGTGAAATTTCAGAGAATACTGGTAAAACCAGACAGATCACCGATCAGGCAGTTATAGATGCCGGCAGCGCCTCGGATAAGATCGCAGATCTTGGTATTTCTGCCCAGGATATTGGAAATGTTTTGAACACCATCCAGAAAATTAGTGAACAGACCAATCTTTTGGCGCTAAATGCAACCATTGAAGCAGCCAGGGCCGGAGAAGCAGGCAAAGGATTTGCCGTGGTTGCCGACGAGATAAAGCAATTGGCCGGCCAGACATCCAAGGCCACAGTGGATATTCGGGAGAAGGTTGAAAAGATTCAGGGTATCAGCAGCCAGGCCGTGAAGGAGATCGACAGGGTGGTTGCTACCATTGATGAAGTGGATGGGCAGGTCAACATGGTTGCCGCATCCATCGAGGAGCAGGCCACAACCACGGAAGATATCTCTTCCAACATCCAGCAGATTTCTACAGGGATTTCCGATATCCAGGAAACCATTCTACATGTGTCTGAGATCTCAAACCGAATTTCCCAGGAAATTTATGCAGTAAAGGAAGCTTCAGCCGAGATGAACGAATACAGCCAAGAAGTTGAAAACGATGCGGAGATTCAAAACGGGATGGCAGGCGATGTCATTGAGATGATGAGCCAGTTTCAGATGAGTGATAAAGGTTTTCATGCTGCCCCTGTCAAGCGAACGCATAGCCTGTGGAAAAAAGAACTATCAAACCTGTTATCCGGCAACCAGGAAGAGATCCGTATGGATCAGCTGATCGATCATCGTAATTGTGACTTTGGTCAGTGGTATTTTGGGCCGGGGATGAAAAAATATGAGAAAAGCCAAGGATATAAAAAGCTTGGGGATATACATGAAAGCGTCCATGAAATAGGCGGCCGGGTGGCAGCACTTTTCAAGGAAGGGAAAGTTGATGATGCCCATGACCTTTTCAAACAATATGGAAAGGTTACCCTGGAATTGTTTGAATTGCTGGATGGACTGGAAACCCAGAATTCATAA
- a CDS encoding substrate-binding domain-containing protein has protein sequence MKSRKCLSVLVSGLMVLSCALTVQSAEKGELMMATTTSTDNTGLLDYLIPFFEQETGIALKWTSTGTGNALKLGQNCDVDVLLVHAPPAEKTYIANGFGKDRREIMYNDFVIIGPKSDPAGLKGKNISQALSAIKTNKAFFMSRGDDSGTNKKEKLLWKNAGIALPDKEEWYVQTGQGMLATINVSQERNGYTMTDRGTYIKYQDQQGGDAPLTVLVEGDDILLNQYSVLTLNPKNCPDAKYDLALKFSDWMASESAQNKIGEFRLLGKRLFIPNAK, from the coding sequence ATGAAATCCAGAAAATGTTTATCCGTATTGGTTTCCGGCCTCATGGTTTTATCTTGTGCCCTTACGGTGCAGTCGGCTGAAAAAGGGGAACTGATGATGGCCACCACGACTTCCACAGACAACACAGGCTTGCTTGATTATCTGATTCCTTTTTTTGAACAGGAAACCGGAATCGCCCTGAAATGGACTTCCACGGGAACAGGCAACGCCCTGAAACTTGGCCAGAACTGTGATGTGGATGTACTGCTGGTCCATGCCCCCCCGGCAGAAAAGACATATATAGCCAATGGTTTTGGCAAAGACCGACGTGAAATAATGTATAATGATTTTGTGATCATTGGTCCGAAATCAGACCCGGCCGGATTAAAAGGCAAAAATATTTCCCAGGCCCTGTCAGCCATCAAAACAAATAAAGCCTTTTTCATGAGCCGGGGGGATGATTCCGGTACCAACAAGAAAGAGAAATTGCTCTGGAAAAATGCAGGCATTGCATTGCCGGACAAAGAGGAATGGTACGTCCAAACCGGTCAGGGCATGCTGGCCACCATCAATGTTAGCCAGGAAAGAAATGGCTACACCATGACCGACCGGGGCACCTATATTAAATACCAGGACCAGCAGGGCGGGGATGCCCCTTTGACGGTGCTGGTGGAAGGGGACGACATCCTTTTGAACCAGTACTCGGTGTTGACCCTGAATCCCAAAAACTGCCCTGATGCCAAGTATGACCTGGCTTTAAAATTTTCCGATTGGATGGCCTCGGAATCAGCCCAAAATAAGATCGGCGAATTCCGGCTTCTGGGGAAAAGACTGTTTATCCCCAATGCTAAATAG
- a CDS encoding ABC transporter ATP-binding protein, giving the protein MTQPAPLYTLCRICHFYGSKKVLDIDEFSIPPGTILGLSGPNGSGKTTLLKLLAFAMAPSRGEIHFNGRREYPMSARVRSKVTLMTQTPYLLKRSVLDNVVYGLKIRKDTKRLKQRAARALAAVGLDFDAFHNRAWHQLSGGEAQRVCLAARLILEPQALLLDEPVASVDAESARLIRQASLAARDKWGCTLIIVSHDLTWLNAVSDTRVSMEKGRIFSTHEEIILSPPYQTMQTDSTVNWVLPVSRGRHISLPDKTGETALIPADKINIAQTSENQSDEKNRIPVLVTRMALEPKTGRIEVDFDADTFRLTLLLSEEQAGALNLQPGKKRSLIFKTRDIFWR; this is encoded by the coding sequence ATGACCCAACCGGCACCTTTATATACCCTTTGCCGCATCTGCCATTTCTACGGCAGTAAAAAGGTGCTGGACATTGACGAATTCAGCATCCCGCCCGGCACTATCTTAGGCCTGTCCGGGCCCAACGGTAGCGGCAAGACCACGCTTTTAAAACTGCTGGCATTTGCCATGGCCCCCAGCCGGGGCGAAATCCATTTCAACGGCCGCAGGGAATACCCCATGTCCGCCAGGGTGCGATCCAAAGTCACCCTGATGACCCAGACCCCCTATCTGCTCAAACGCTCGGTCCTGGATAATGTTGTATACGGTCTTAAAATCCGGAAAGACACCAAAAGATTAAAACAGCGAGCGGCCAGGGCGTTGGCCGCGGTCGGTCTGGACTTTGATGCGTTTCACAACAGGGCCTGGCACCAGTTGTCCGGCGGCGAAGCCCAGCGGGTGTGCCTGGCGGCCAGGCTGATCCTTGAGCCCCAGGCCCTGCTGCTCGACGAACCAGTGGCCAGTGTGGACGCGGAAAGCGCCCGCCTCATTCGCCAAGCCTCTTTGGCGGCCCGGGACAAATGGGGCTGTACCCTGATCATTGTCAGCCACGATCTGACCTGGCTCAATGCCGTTAGCGACACCCGGGTCTCCATGGAAAAAGGCCGGATCTTTTCCACCCATGAAGAGATTATACTTTCCCCACCCTATCAAACAATGCAGACCGACAGCACCGTCAACTGGGTTCTGCCCGTGTCCCGCGGCCGGCATATCAGCCTGCCTGATAAAACCGGAGAGACGGCTCTGATACCGGCGGACAAAATTAACATCGCCCAGACAAGTGAAAATCAATCCGACGAAAAAAACCGGATCCCGGTCCTGGTCACCCGCATGGCATTGGAGCCAAAAACCGGCCGTATTGAGGTGGACTTTGATGCGGACACTTTCAGGCTTACCCTTTTATTGTCAGAAGAACAGGCCGGTGCATTGAACCTGCAACCTGGAAAAAAGAGAAGCCTTATTTTCAAAACCCGGGATATTTTCTGGCGTTAA
- a CDS encoding ABC transporter permease, with product MAFLVEGFLKAMELLINGDTSTWSAVSATVKASTGSMLVSLLTGLPCGFILGYFDFRFKRSIRTLLDTLLALPTVCVGLIVYAFISSKGPLGDMNLLFTLTGIAVGQTILAFPVVAAITASIIENIDPALKLTLVSLGAGKKNIILTCLWEVRFGILTAAVTAYGRILTEVGISMIVGGNIKYHTRTMTTAIALETNKGMFADGIALGIVLMAIAFTVNLSLSFLRKR from the coding sequence ATGGCATTTCTGGTTGAAGGGTTTCTTAAGGCGATGGAACTGCTGATCAATGGGGATACCTCCACCTGGTCGGCAGTTTCAGCCACGGTCAAAGCATCGACCGGGTCTATGCTGGTCAGCCTTTTAACGGGACTGCCTTGCGGGTTTATTCTGGGATACTTTGATTTTCGGTTCAAACGCTCCATAAGAACGCTTTTGGACACACTTCTGGCCCTGCCTACGGTTTGCGTGGGACTGATTGTCTATGCGTTTATCTCTTCCAAAGGTCCTTTGGGCGATATGAACCTTTTATTTACCCTGACTGGCATTGCCGTGGGCCAGACCATCCTGGCCTTTCCGGTGGTGGCGGCCATCACGGCCTCCATCATTGAAAATATCGATCCGGCCCTGAAGCTGACCCTGGTTTCTCTGGGTGCAGGAAAAAAAAATATCATTTTGACCTGCCTGTGGGAGGTCCGGTTTGGTATTCTTACCGCCGCTGTTACGGCATACGGGCGTATCCTTACCGAGGTGGGCATCTCCATGATTGTGGGCGGAAATATAAAATATCACACCCGGACCATGACCACGGCCATTGCCCTGGAAACCAACAAAGGCATGTTTGCCGACGGCATTGCGTTGGGCATTGTTTTGATGGCGATTGCATTTACGGTAAACCTAAGCCTTTCTTTCCTGCGGAAAAGGTAG